One Helianthus annuus cultivar XRQ/B chromosome 12, HanXRQr2.0-SUNRISE, whole genome shotgun sequence genomic region harbors:
- the LOC110894533 gene encoding zinc finger BED domain-containing protein DAYSLEEPER-like gives MCNADQVISDMAKDMKEKFDKYWKNYSMILSFAVILDPRYKVKLVEYCFSKLNMTFEEREMKLKCIVDGMHKLYDTEYNIQSKTMHDSLIPESSNVGGNTLDEMDGFDTFQSQFKVADNEKSQLTLYLEEQNVDRKVELDVLQYWKENQVRYPKLAIMARDILSIPITTVASESSFSIGGRVLSKYRTSLLSSNVEALLCTRDWLFDLKDENENEMDEDLVEDIEALIPTFGNF, from the exons ATGTGCAATGCGGATCAAGTTATTAGTGACATGGCGAAAGACATGAAAGAAAAGTTTGATAAATATTGGAAAAATTATTCCATGATTTTGTCTTTTGCGGTTATTCTAGATCCTCGGTACAAGGTTAAGCttgttgaatattgtttttcaaagCTTAACATGACATTTGAAGAGCGTGAAATGAAATTGAAGTGTATTGTGGATGGTATGCATAAGCTATATGATACAGAGTATAATATTCAATCGAAGACAATGCATGATTCTTTAATACCCGAGAGTTCAAATGTTGGTGGCAATACGCTCGATGAAATGGATGGGTTCGATACATTTCAAAGCCAATTCAAAGTTGCTGATAATGAAAAGTCACAGTTGACATTGTATTTGGAGGAACAAAACGTTGATAGAAAAGTAGAACTTGATGTTTTACAATATTGGAAGGAAAATCAAGTAAGGTATCCAAAACTGGCTATAATGGCTCGCGATATATTGAGCATCCCGATTACTACTGTTGCTTCCGAATCATCTTTCAGTATTGGAGGTCGGGTGTTAAGTAAGTATCGAACTTCATTGCTATCATCAAATGTTGAAGCATTGCTATGCACACGTGATTGGTTATTTGATTTAAAAG ATGAAAACGAGAACGAAATGGATGAAGATCTTGTTGAAGACATTGAAGCATTGATTCCAACTTTTGGCAACTTTTAG
- the LOC118485029 gene encoding zinc finger BED domain-containing protein RICESLEEPER 2-like: MSNNSEFGQHSVEGEHEDEGNSYSSGKHRSYVWDYFDPLPVAPNGDKKAKCSACGQVYVTNASSGTSNLRRHIPKCFDIDGPSPAKKQRRAPLDQAMYREMLAISIIKHNYPFSYVEHEETRKLHKFLHGDVKFITRNTAKADVLKIYEREKMIIKDKLEKVTGRICLTSDLWSSITTDGFMALTAHYVDENWNLRKKVLNFRVIPPPHSGSILAEHLINFLADWGIEKKVFTITLDNAKYNDILVDHLKGHLRLNNALVCDGDFTHVRCSAHVLNLIVQAGLKAIEGAIEKVRESVKYVRASAARKYKFAECIQILSLQCGKHVRQDIVTRWNSTYLMLDCALAYQRAYTRLALVDSVFKTSPSEEEWARVEIITRLLKTFL, from the coding sequence ATGTCAAACAACTCGGAATTTGGACAACATAGTGTAGAAGGGGAACATGAGGATGAAGGCAATTcatatagttcgggtaaacatCGTTCTTATGTTTGGGactattttgacccattaccGGTTGCACCCAATGGGGACAAAAAAGCAAAATGCAGTGCTTGCGGACAGGTGTATGTTACGAATGCAAGCTCGGGAACATCTAACTTAAGACGACATATCCCTAAGTGTTTTGATATTGATGGGCCTAGTCCGGCGAAAAAACAAAGACGCGCCCCTTTAGATCAAGCGATGTACAGGGAGATGTTGGCGATTTCAATTATCAAACATAACTACCCTTTCAGCTATGTTGAACATGAGGAAACAAGAAAGTTGCACAAATTTCTACACGGTGATGTGAAATTCATAACAAGAAATACTGCAAAGGCGGATGTCTTAAAAATATACGAGCGAGAGAAGATGATTATTAAAGACAAGTTAGAAAAGGTAACCGGTAGGATATGCTTGACTTCTGATTTATGGAGTTCGATCACGACAGATGGATTTATGGCATTAACAGCTCATTATGTTGATGAGAACTGGAATCTAAGGAAAAAAGTGCTAAACTTTAGAGTTATACCCCCTCCACACAGTGGTTCCATTTTAGCAGAGCACTTGATCAATTTTTTAGCAGATTGGGGCATCGAGAAAAAAGTTTTTACCATCACACTAGACAATGCAAAATACAATGACATATTAGTAGATCATTTGAAAGGTCATTTGCGTTTGAATAACGCATTAGTGTGTGATGGAGATTTTACTCATGTGCGTTGTTCAGCGCACGTGCTAAATCTTATCGTTCAAGCCGGATTGAAAGCAATTGAAGGGGCCATTGAAAAGGTTCGAGAGTCGGTGAAATATGTGAGAGCAAGTGCTGCTAGGAAGTATAAGTTTGCGGAATGCATACAAATACTTTCACTACAATGTGGGAAGCATGTTCGTCAAGATATTGTAACGAGATGGAACTCTACATATCTTATGCTTGATTGTGCATTAGCTTATCAACGGGCTTATACTCGGTTAGCCTTAGTTGATTCAGTTTTTAAAACTTCTCCGTCAGAAGAGGAATGGGCACGGGTGGAAATAATCACACGacttttgaaaacctttttatgA
- the LOC118484853 gene encoding uncharacterized protein LOC118484853, protein MRRGCSSRCSVYKLIDEYKDVNYRLLRDLHLLEITGEDEENKDGNVNQWVALAVVQTYNPNAKCLVAVSIFLNACRKLRFLMLKSRSWEEQRKRQTQTDMGRAD, encoded by the exons ATGCGCAGAGGCTGTTCTTCGAGGTGCTCAG TTTATAAACTAATAGACGAGTATAAAGATGTAAATTATCGACTCCTTCGTGATCTCCATCTTTTAGAAATTACTG GTGAAGATGAGGAGAATAAAGATGGTAATGTTAATCAGTGGGTAGCTCTGGCTGTAGTTCAAACGTATAATCCCAACGCAAAGTGCCTTGTAGCAGTATCTATATTCCTGAACGCTTGTCGAAAGCTTCGTTTTTTGATGCTCAAAAGTCGG AGTTGGGAAGAGCAGAGGAAGAGGCAGACCCAAACTGACATGGGAAGAGCAGATTAG